In Centropristis striata isolate RG_2023a ecotype Rhode Island chromosome 1, C.striata_1.0, whole genome shotgun sequence, one DNA window encodes the following:
- the LOC131989220 gene encoding putative nuclease HARBI1: MASRAAYFSPSEGEIRMEAYEEVKDIIKKKCNTATVIKQRENTWQSVADRLNARLCDIKEEFYRIAGFPNVTGALDCTHLSIRSPPGAHEVDFVNRKSFHSINVQMVCNADCMINSHGLSQAEWPQSMTPESLGPLKSLSQGELSGVLLGDRGSACQPFLLTPFTDPQDAQQAYNHAHARTRTRTRTRPRVEMTFGLLKARFQCLHCPPQCGLPEEGEGPQRAPSHGLGQSSNIPR; encoded by the exons ATGGCGAGTAGAGCGGCTTACTTTTCCCCGTCGGAGGGAGAAATCCGGATGGAGGCATACGAGGAGGTGAAAgacattattaaaaagaaatgcaacacCGCCACAGTgataaagcaaagagaaaacacgTGGCAAAGTGTTGCTGACCGTCTGAATGC AAGACTCTGTGACATCAAAGAGGAGTTCTATAGGATTGCAG GTTTCCCCAATGTCACTGGTGCACTGGACTGCACACACCTCAGCATAAGATCCCCCCCAGGGGCCCATGAGGTGGATTTTGTGAATAGGAAATCATTTCACAGCATTAATGTTCAG ATGGTCTGCAATGCTGACTGTATGATCAACAGTCATGGACTGAGCCAGGCAGAATGGCCTCAGTCCATGACTCCAGAGTCTTTGGGACCTCTGAAATCTCTATCACAAG GTGAATTGTCTGGTGTGTTGCTGGGAGACAGGGGGTCTGCCTGCCAGCCTTTTCTCCTGACACCATTCACAGACCCCCAGGACGCACAGCAGGCCTACAACCATGCCCatgccaggaccaggaccaggaccaggaccaggcccAGAGTTGAGATGACCTTTGGCCTCCTGAAGGCACGCTTTCAGTGTCTTCACTGTCCTCCACAATGTGGCCTGCCTGAGGAAGGAGAGGGCCCCCAGAGGGCCCCCAGCCATGGACTGGGACAATCCAGCAATATTCCCAGATGA